The Gemmatimonadaceae bacterium genomic interval GCTCAACTGCGCCCTTCGTCGAGCGCGTCGATCTTGGCGATGCGCGGCGCGTGACGCCCGCCGCCGAACGGCGTGTCGAGAAAGGTGCGGACGATCTCCTGCGCCAGGCGCCCGCCCAGCAGCGTGCCGCCGAGCGTGAGCACGTTCGCGTTGTTGTGTTCGCGTGCGTTGGCGGCGGTGGTGACGTCGTGACACATGGCGGCGCGAACGCCGCGGACCTTGTTGGCGGCCATGCAGCTCCCGATCCCCGCACCGTCGACCATGATCCCGATGTCGGCAGCTCCGCTGGCCACGGCGCCTGCCACGGCGATGGCAAAGTCGGGGTAGTCGACGGCGTCGGCGCCAAACGTCCCCACGTCGTGCAGTCTCACTCCGCGTTGCTTGAGGTAGCCCACGAGCGCATCCTTCATCGACACGCCGCCGTGATCGGCGCCGACCACGACGCGCAGCGCGGCGCCGCCCGCCATCGCCCCGACGGCCGGCGCTGCGTTCGCGGCACCGACGGGAGTTGCGGCTG includes:
- the rpiB gene encoding ribose 5-phosphate isomerase B, which codes for MSRRRLITERDVVRARREGAQTLAVGNAVVTPAARDAAAKFGIALAAATAAAPPAATPAPAASATPPAATPVGAANAAPAVGAMAGGAALRVVVGADHGGVSMKDALVGYLKQRGVRLHDVGTFGADAVDYPDFAIAVAGAVASGAADIGIMVDGAGIGSCMAANKVRGVRAAMCHDVTTAANAREHNNANVLTLGGTLLGGRLAQEIVRTFLDTPFGGGRHAPRIAKIDALDEGRS